Genomic window (Primulina eburnea isolate SZY01 chromosome 8, ASM2296580v1, whole genome shotgun sequence):
GACTGCGTCTCTTGCTAATTCTCGGTGTTTCTGTCAAATTTGACGCACTACATATTAACCACATAATGAATAAAGGATTGGTTTTTTTTTCAAGGAAAGAGGCTAGAAAGTTAACCTGGCTACCGAGTTCGCTCGTGAAGCTATAATCGGCTAAAGGGTTCTCGAAAAGACCCAATACAAACTTGACCCTTAATATTCTGTGCACTGCATCATTAATTCTGCTGATGGGGATGTACTTGTTTTTCACTAGGGAAGTGAGAGTAGTGATAAACTCGGGATAGTTATAAGGTAATATAACCTGAGAAATTAAGAAGGTAACAATCCGTGTCAGAAAATACCACAAGTCAAATATTCTTGTGTAACAATCAGAACACTAACCATGTCGACTCCAGCAAGAATTGAGGCCTCAACAGAATAAGTATAGTTTGAATGTGGGGGACTTGTAATCCTGTCAAGTGCCGACCATTCTGCTAAGACAATACCCTGACATGCATAGATATACATGTAAAGTTGGAATTTGCTAGAAAAGTTGAGAATAACACTCGTATGGTTACCTGGAACTTCATCTTCTTCTTGAGGACTTTAGTAACAAGAGCATGATTGGTGTGCAACTTTTTCCCATTCCAACTCGTGTAAGACAACAAAACCGAGACAACGCCCTTTCTGATCGAATCATAATAGGCAGGCATGTGGATGCGACGCAATCCCTCATAGTCTATGACAGTGTTGGCTTCATCGACTCCATTAACCGTTCCACCGTCTCCCACAAAATTCTTCACACAGCTCGCAACTTTAGTTCTTGATCATGATCATAACCGGCCATCAAATAACTAACCTTGTAACCCTCTCACATGATTGAAGTAGAAAAAGATTGATACCTACTTTCCAGAAACATAAGGGACACCGGTAGGCGGGCCATGCGGGATGTCGCCCTGTAAACCCGATATAATCTCTGTCATTTTCTGAACAATCTTGTGATCTTCACTGTAACTCTCATAACAACGACCCCATCTCGGATCCCTGCAGACCTATAGATGGAGAAAGATCACATATAAGCTGATCATAGCCGATACTATACATCGGACTAACGGAGTTTTATGGTTAATTGGCTAACTGCAATGTCAGGTGCAAGTGTATATGGGATTCCAGTGGCTCTAAGTTCAAGTGCAGTTGCAGCTCCAATCCTCTTCACAAGATTAGCATCTCTACAGTAGAAAAAATGTTAAGCAACTTTTCCTTCAAGGTATTAGATTTTTTAAACAGAAAGACTAAGTAAAGTATTACACAGCAATAGTTACCTGGTCACTCCTAGTCCAATATTGTGAGGGAAAATTGTAGCATTGTAGACATTGTTGCCATGAACAGCGCAAGTAGTGTATACAGTCGGAATTCGGAGTCGGGTGGAAAGGGCTCCCTCTTGAATGTGGTTCACCATATCGACCCATTCCTTAGCCGAGGCCATTGGTCTTGGACCATTCCCAACACTGATCATCACACCCCCTACACAAAAATTAACAATTTAGTTAATTTATaatcattattattatcattatattCAAAACCAGGCTAATTTCCACTGATATTTTACACAAATGAGACTAAGATACATgttcgtttaaatttagatATCCATGCTAGCTAGCTAGCGTATGATCGGCTCACAAAAGTTATAACTAAGCATAGCAAACCTACTTAATGAAACGTGTGAATTCCTTGATAAAGATGGTAACTAAAATGTTATCCTATAATTCTCTATATGTCTCGACTAACACGTCGTGCGGTTGAATAATCACGTACCgatgaaatattttttcattacatCAGGGGTGGCGACATCTTTCTCAATAATTGTCATCTGTCCAATTTTTTCTTCTAGTGTCATCCTCTTCATCAAATCTTCGATTCTGACTTCCAATGCATGTTCAGAATCTGTGTATATTTCAGGCTCCGTTTCTGTGGAGCCAGTCCAGAAGCACAGAAGCAAAATACAAGCGACGGGTACGGAAAATTTCGGAAATTCGAACGACCCCATCTTGAATCTCCACTTGAAAATTATGTCCTAAAACATTAtaactaaaaaatatatatatttttttaaataaagtcaTTATGTTATGTGAGAAAAAAGGCACGAAGATTAAACAAAACCATGTGAAAAATGTAATAACGTAGACATTGATAAAGAATAGTGAAATACATACACATGCTTACCCGTCACAAAGAATAGTGAAATACATACACATGCTTACCCGTCACAgggaaagaagaaagaaaatggAAACCTTTTGAAGCTTTAGTTAATAGAGAAAAAACCTACTATATCTTTTATAggccacacacacacataacacatatatacatacatattatacatacatacatacgtattacatatatatatatatatatatatatatatatatatatatatatatatatatatatttatatgtagtTAAGAAAAATACTTTAGAATGTGAAGTTAGTTAAAGCGGTTTTTTTTGTAAGAACAATTATTTTCTTATGGTTGATTATGATActgaaaatttatttattttatatcttttgaagaaataataatttatcaaTACTAAAAAAAATGTCTTTTGTCTTCTTTATTTTGGTCTTTGATTAATGAAcgtttcataaataaaaaaaatagctgTCATTTACGAGTAATTAGTATCACAACTCGTAACGTCATTAATTTAAGATGTTTGCATTAGACTTAATAGCAAAAAACGTAAGGTATTAAATGTGATCTTGTCAATTAAATTAGCTTATTTAATGTTTAAATCATTAAGCCATAATCGTTTTTTTTTGGGGTGAAAATATGACTAGAAAGTTCCTGCATGTCTAAGAAATTATAATTATAGTATTTTGGAGTTGcgtttttttcttgaatttattgtcatccAAATCCAATGCTTGCGCAACAAAGTTCAAAATCAATTTTGTCATAGTCATATATTTTTTCTatggacaaaaacttatgtgagacgatctcacacgttgtattttgtgagacatatctcttatttcgGTTATCTATTAAAAatgttactttttatgctaagaatattactttttattgtgaatatcggtagatttgacccatctcacagataaaaattagtGAGATCGTGTCACAAGAGTCCTACTCTTTTCCATAAGAATGCTTGTGATACTACTACCTACATGtatcaacatcaatcaatatgcatggttgaaaataaattttaaaaataatactaatattcattattattaatTACAAAACAAATGTTTCAGGCTAAAATTGAAAATGGACAACACAAAagaccaaaataaaaaaaatgtataaataTATTAACCAAAATTGCAATCTTAATGTTTTTTAATTAGTAAGTGAAATTAAGATTTGTTTCTCAAGCCCTAAGTCATGTTTATTCAATGATTTAATGTAAtccgaatattttttttaaggaaaaaagAGAGAGCTAAAGCTAATATGGGCCCAACCTTATTTATGCTGCCTTTCCAAATTGACAATTTGACTGAAAAATTTCAGACGTTTATCAATTTGTGCAGAAATATAATAGAAATTGCATGTTTTTAGCATGTCCTACTTTGGACTGATGATCTCCTTTTCACTCATCGGGGTTTTTTCTTTAATTCAATATGATTACATTAGGATATAATTTATGGTTAATCATGTTTTCTTCTCGGTGCCTGTATGATTGCTCTGTTCATATGATATACGTCACTGTGTCATTATTTGATAAATCTGAGCAGTGATAAATTTCAGgtctattttatttttacagATATTTTGACAGGATTTCAGTAttgaatttattcaaaattCAATTCAGAAGTTGACCTTTGGTTTTTTAATTGCTATTAATGTTACAATGGATTCCTGGACACAAAATCATAATACAGAAGAGAACTTTATTGACCAAATCCGACAGCCATGctgatatatataatattcatCAAACCACAAAATCTAACCATTTTTCCAGCACCTTTTGTGACTCAAAACTTGTCTATACATAAATGTACGAGAAGCCAAAAATGTGGCCATGACTCAGTAGTCCTTTTCTTCTCTAGGCTTAGTACTGATTCCAAACCCGAATGGGAAAAGAGGATCATATTTCTTATCGCCTACATTCATAGGAAGTTGATCCACGGACTTGAACCATGTACGAGCCAACTTCCCCGTAAAACCATAGTCGCCGAACAGCACATCAGCCACACCCTGGCCTTCAGTTCCTGGTAGCCAAGCAGCCA
Coding sequences:
- the LOC140838049 gene encoding uncharacterized protein — translated: MGSFEFPKFSVPVACILLLCFWTGSTETEPEIYTDSEHALEVRIEDLMKRMTLEEKIGQMTIIEKDVATPDVMKKYFIGGVMISVGNGPRPMASAKEWVDMVNHIQEGALSTRLRIPTVYTTCAVHGNNVYNATIFPHNIGLGVTRDANLVKRIGAATALELRATGIPYTLAPDIAVCRDPRWGRCYESYSEDHKIVQKMTEIISGLQGDIPHGPPTGVPYVSGKTKVASCVKNFVGDGGTVNGVDEANTVIDYEGLRRIHMPAYYDSIRKGVVSVLLSYTSWNGKKLHTNHALVTKVLKKKMKFQGIVLAEWSALDRITSPPHSNYTYSVEASILAGVDMVILPYNYPEFITTLTSLVKNKYIPISRINDAVHRILRVKFVLGLFENPLADYSFTSELGSQKHRELARDAVRKSLVLLKNGKSDSDPLLPLSKNVPKILVAGTHAHDLGYQCGGWTMKWQGFKGNNLTVGTTILTAIKNTVDSLTKVVYEENPDSEFMKTNKFSYAIVVVGEVPYTEIRGDSTNLTIIEPGPRTIKNVCGAIKCVVVIISGRPVVMEPYIGGIDALVAAWLPGTEGQGVADVLFGDYGFTGKLANTWFRSVNQLPMNVGDPHYDPLFPFGFGSQNSA